The genomic segment ACTTCGCGTGGTACCGCATCGCGGTTCGGCCGATCCCGCGCCACCGTGGCTCCGCCGCGCTTTGGACGGTGAGCGACATCACCCATGAGCGCGAGCGCCAGGAAAACGTCTTCCAGGAACTCCAGCACGCGATCGACTATCTCGACCACGCCCCCGCGGGGTTCCTGTCGATCGATGCGGCCGGCTCGATCGTCTACATGAACGCGACGCTCGCCTCCTGGCTCGGCTACGACCTCGCCACCGTCGGCTCCGGCGGGCTGAAGCTCCTCGAGATCGCACCCGGCGCCGACATGCTCACCGCCTCGCCGGGCCTGCCCGGCGAAGTGCGCACCGACCGCTACGATATCGACCTGCGCCGCCGCAACGGCCAGCCGCTGCCGACGCGGCTCTATCATCGCGTCGCCTACGGGCAGGACGGGGCGCCCGGCCCCTCGCGCACCTTCGTGCTCAATCGCTCCGCCGGATCGGATGCCGACGAGCCGCAGCGCGCGGCGGAGGTGCGGCTCGCCCGCTTCCTCAACAACAGCCCGATCGCCATCGCCACCCTCGACCGGGACGGCCGGGTGATCCGCGCCAACACCTCGTTCGTGCGCCTGTTCGCCGGCATGCCGCGCCAGCCCGCGGCGGAGGGTGGCCGCGACGCGCCCGATCCGATGATGCGCGACGCGGTGCTGGAGCGCGACCGTGGCGTCATCGAGGGCGCGCTCGCCCGCGCCGCCAACGGCTTCGGCGGCCTCGATCCGATCGAGGTCGGCCTGTCCGGGCCGGGTGATCGCTCGGCCCGCGTCTGGATGAGCCCGGCGGATTCCGACGGGACGCCGAGCCCCGATGCCGAGGCCCGGGCCGGCAGCGACGGCGACCATGAACGGGTGATTCTCTACGCCCTCGACACGACGGCCCAGCGCCAGCTCGAACAGCAGGTCGCCCAGACCCAGAAGATGGACACGGTGGGCCAGCTCGCCGGCGGCATCGCCCACGACTTCAACAACGTGCTCCAGGCGATCATCGGCTACTCGGACCTGTTGCTCGCGAGCCACCGGCCGACGGACCACGCCTTCCAAGACATCATGCAGATCAAGCAGAACGCGAACCGGGCCGCATCCCTGGTACGCCAACTGCTGGCCTTCTCCCGCCGCCAGACCCTGCGCCCGGAGGTGATGGATGTCGGCGAGGCGCTCTCCGACCTGACGCTCCTGTTGAAGCGCCTGCTCGGCGAGCGCGTGCAGCTCGATTTCCGCCACGGCCGCGAGATCTGGCCGATCAAGGCCGACGTGAACCAGTTCGAGCAGGTGATCGTGAACCTCGCGGTCAACGCGCGCGACGCGATGCCGGGCGGCGGAAGCCTGACGATCCGGACCGCCAATTGCCCGGTCGATGGCGAGCGGCCGGTCGGTATCCCGGCGGGCGATCACGTCATGATCGAGGTGACGGATACCGGCGAGGGCATCCCGCCGGAGGTCCGTCAGAAGATCTTCGAGCCGTTCTTCACGACCAAGGAGATCGGCAAGGGCACCGGGCTCGGTCTCTCGACCGTGTTCGGCATCGTCAACCAGTCCGGCGGGGCGATCGACGTGCAGTCGACTGTGGGTGAAGGCACCACCTTTCGCATCTACCTGCCGCGCCACGAGCCCGGCATCGAAGCCTTGCCCGAGCCGCTGCCGCCGCCGCGAACGGCCTCCGGATCGACGACGATCGGCGCGTCCGAGCGTTCCGAGCCGAAGCCCGCTACCGGTGATGACGCCGAACCGAAATCGGCGACGGAGTCCGGCTCTCCCACCGCTCGTCCCCCGGAGCCGCCGCCGAAGCCCGCGGCGGACCATACCGGCCAGGGCACCGTCCTGCTCGTCGAAGACGAGGACCCGGTCCGTGCGGTCAATTCACGGGCGCTGTCCGCCCGCGGCTACACCGTGCTGGAGGCGGCCTCCGGCATCGAGGCGCTGCGCCTGATCGAGGAGCATGCCGACGGCATCGACGTGGTGGTCTCCGACGTCGTGATGCCGGAGATGGACGGGCCCACCCTGCTGCGCGAACTGCGCAAGCACATGCCCGACCTCAAGGTGATCTTCGTCTCCGGCTACGCGGAGGACGCCTTCCGCAAGAACCTGCCCGAGGGCGAGACCTTCAACTTCCTACCCAAGCCCTTCAGCCTCAAGCAGCTCGTCGAGACGGTGAAGCAAACGATGGCGAGCTGATCGCGGCGGGAGCGAGAACCGCTCCTCGCACGAGGCGATCAGCCCCCCGAATTCGCTCAGGGCGACATCGCGGCGGGGGCGCTCAACGGTCGGCTTCGTTGCGGGCGATCGCGACCGGCGGCTTCGCTTCCGCGTTCTCTTCACCGGTGCATAAACCGCGACAACGGGCTTGCACGTTGAGAACAAAACAAGTACGAAATCCGTCAGCTCCGGCGGATTGAGCGCCGTGCCCCCTCCCATGCATAAGGAAGCCTTGCGATGGCCCAGCCTGCGCTGAAGATGGTGGATTCCTCGACAATGGCAGCAGCCGACAAGGACAAGTCCAAGGCGATCGAGGCTGCGCTGACGCAGATCGAGCGGGCCTTCGGCAAAGGCTCGATCATGCGCCTCGGCAAGTCCGACAAGGTGCAGGAAGTCGAGACCATCTCCACGGGCTCGCTCGGCCTCGACATCGCGCTCGGCGTCGGCGGCCTGCCGCGCGGCCGGGTGGTCGAGATCTACGGGCCCGAATCGTCGGGTAAGACGACGCTCGCGCTCCACACGATTGCCGAGGCCCAGAAGAAGGGCGGCGTCTGCGCCTTCGTGGATGCGGAGCATGCCCTCGACCCGGTCTATGCGCGCAAGCTCGGCGTCAATCTCGACGACCTGCTGATCTCGCAGCCTGATACGGGCGAACAGGCGCTCGAGATCACCGACACGCTGGTGCGCTCCGGTGCCATCGACGTGCTGGTGGTCGATTCGGTCGCCGCGCTGACGCCGCGGGCCGAGATTGAGGGCGAGATGGGCGAGAGCCAGCCGGGCCTCCAGGCTCGCCTGATGAGCCAGGCCCTGCGCAAGCTCACCGGTTCGATCTCGCGCTCGAACTGCATGGTGATCTTCATCAACCAGATCCGCATGAAGATCGGCGTGATGTACGGGAGCCCCGAGACGACCACCGGCGGCAACGCGCTGAAATTCTACGCCTCGGTGCGCCTCGATATCCGTCGCGTCTCGACGCTGAAGGACCGCGACGAGGCCATCGGCAACTCGGTGCGCGTCAAGGTCGTCAAGAACAAGGTCGCGCCGCCCTTCAAGCAGGTCGAGTTCGACATCATGTTCGGCGAGGGCGTGTCGAAGGTCGGCGAGCTGATCGACCTCGGCGTGAAGGCCGGCATCGTCGAGAAGTCGGGCGCGTGGTTCTCCTACGACAGCCAGCGCCTCGGCCAGGGTCGCGAGAACTCGAAGGGCTTCCTTCGCGACAACCCCGACATCGCCAATAAGATCGAAGCCTCGATCCGCCAGAACTCGGGACTGGTCGCCGACCGGATTCTCGAGACGGCCAAGCCGACCGCCGACGATCTCGATGAGGGTGAGGCCTAAAGCGCCTCGCGTCACCGGTAGAACGACAAAGCCCGCCGCGAGCGATCGCGGCGGGCTTTCTTCTGCGCCGAAGGCCAGCGGTCAGGCCGCCAAGTGCCTCGCGTCGAACTCGGCCGCGAAACGGGCGCCGGGCCGGTCCATGCAGCGATCGACCCAGGCATCGATGGTCGGCTCGCCAGGCTTGCCGAACCAGGCATAGGGCGAGTGCAGAAGGAGGTCGGCGGCACTGAAGTGGTCGCCGAGCAGGAAGGGCCTGTCTTTCAGCGCTGCGGCGAGCCGTGCCTTGATGTCCGCGCTCGTGCGGAAGGTGCGGGCGATGGCGGGATGATCGAGCCCGATGGCCTCCAGCGTCAGGACCGGCTCGACGACGCCGGCGTACCACGCGAGCCAGCTGAGATAGGCACCGCGCTGCGGGTGGCCGGCGGGGATGCTGAGGCCGGTCTTCGGAAACAGCTCGGCCAAGTACTGGATGATGGCGCTCGACTCCCGCACCAGGACGCCGTCGTGGTCGAGGAGCGGCACCTTGCCTTCCGGGTGCGGGTTGCGCGGGTCGCGCGCCCCCGAGCCGTCCATGCGCGGGATCGTGACGGTTTCGATCCGCACGGCATCGAGCGCGTCGAGGTCCTTGAGGAGCGCGACGATGCGGGTCGAGCGGCTCTGCGGGGCGTGGAACAGCGTGATCATCGGTGGCCTCTGGCTGGCGGGTTGCCAAGCCAGGGTTTAGTCCAGGGCACCTGCCAGTTTCCGTCAGTTGGGCGATGGCGCGAACCGATCGACTCTTCCGGCTGCTGCATGCGATGCGCGTCCTGCCTTCGCCGGTCACCGCCGCGCGGCTGGCCGAGGAAACCGGCGTGTCGCTGCGCTCCCTCTATCGCGATATCGACAGCCTGCGCGCCGCCGGCGCCCGGATCGATGGCGAGCGCGGCTACGGCTACCGTCTGATCGAGGACGTTGCCCTTCCGCCGCAAACCTTCGATCGAACGGAGATCGAGGCCCTGGTTCTGGGCCTCGCCGAGGTCCGTCATATGGGAGACCCGGCCCTGGCCCAGGCCGCCGCGTCGGTACTGGCCAAGGTCGCCGCCACCGTGCCCGACCGGGCCGAGCAGCACCTGCTCCACGCAGTCTCGCAGGTCCGCCGCTCCGAGGCCCGCTTCTCCAAGATCCCCGACATGGAAACGATCCGGGCCGCGTGCTGGCGGGAGGAGGCTCTGGCGCTCCGCTATAGCGACAAGGACGGTGCGGTCACCGAGCGGCAAATCCTGCCGCTCTCCATCGTCTACCTCGACAGCAAGATGACACTGCTGGCGTGGTGTTGCCTGCGCGAGGCGTTCCGCATGTTCCGGCTGGATCGCATCGAAGAGGTGCGGATGGCGGGCTCCAGCTTCCGCCCACGGCGGGTCACGCTGCTGCGCAGCTACCTCACCGAACTGAGGGGTCGCGCTGGGCCGCGCAATGAGCCGACGTGACTCGCAAAGCTTGGGCCCGTATGAGGGCGCGAGACTGACCGCCGTGCTGTCCGCAGCCGGCTCCCCGACGCGACATGATGTTCGAGCCTATCCGATGAGCGGCGTCAACGAGATCCGATCGACCTTCCTGGACTACTTCCGGGATGCCGGGCACGCGGTGGTACCCTCGTCCTCGCTCGTGCCGAAGAACGACCCCACGCTGATGTTCACGAACGCCGGCATGGTGCAGTTCAAGAACGTCTTCACGGGGGTCGAGAAGCGTCCCTACGTCAAGGCGACTTCTTCGCAGAAATGCGTCCGCGCCGGGGGCAAGCACAACGACCTCGACAATGTCGGCTACACCGCGCGGCATCACACCTTCTTCGAGATGCTCGGCAACTTTTCGTTCGGCGATTACTTCAAGGCCGATGCGATCGAGCTGGCCTGGACGCTGATCACCAAGGAGTTCGGCCTCTCGCCGGAAAAGCTCCTCGTCACCGTCTACGCGGACGACGAGGAGGCCGCGGGCCTGTGGCGGAAGATCGCCGGCTTCTCGGATGATAAGATCATCCGGATCGGCACCTCCGACAATTTCTGGCAGATGGGCGATACCGGCCCCTGCGGTCCGTGCTCGGAAATCTTCATCGACCAGGGCCCGACGCTGGCGGGCGGACCGCCCGGTTCTCCGGACGAGGATGGCGACCGCTTCCTCGAATTCTGGAACCTCGTGTTCATGCAGTACGAGCAGGTCGAGCCGGGGGTGCGGAACTCGCTGCCTCGGCCCTCGATCGATACCGGCATGGGCCTGGAGCGGATGGCCGCCATCCTCCAGGGCGTCCACTCGAACTACGACACCGATCTGTTCCGCGCGCTGATCGATGCGGTGGCCCACGCCGTGTCGCGGGCGCCGGAGCCGTCGACGCGCGCCTCCTACCGCGTCATCGCCGACCATCTGCGCTCGACCTCGTTCCTGATCGCCGACGGCGTGCTGCCGTCGAACGAGGGCCGCGGCTACGTGCTGCGCCGGATCATGCGCCGGGCCATGCGCCACCTCGAACTGCTCGGCGCCCGCGATCCCGTCATGTACCGGCTCGTGCCGACCCTCGTGCGCGAGATGGGGCAGGCCTTCCCCGAACTCGCCCGCAGCGAAGCGCTGATCTCCGAGACCCTCCGGCTGGAGGAAGGCCGCTTCCGCAAGACCCTGGAGCGCGGCCTAGCCATCCTCGACACCGAGACCCGCGATCTCGCGGCCGGCCAGAACCTGTCCGGCGAGACGGCCTTCACGCTCTACGACACCTACGGCTTCCCGCTCGACCTGACGCAGGACGCGCTGAAGGCGCGCGGCATCGGCGTCGACACGAAGGCGTTCGACGCGGCGATGCTGCGCCAGAAGCAGGCGGCGCGGGCCGCGTGGCAGGGCTCGGGCGAGGCCGCGACCGAGACGGTCTGGTTCGGCATCAAGGAGCGAACCGGCGCTACCGAATTTCTGGGATATGACACGGAAGCGGCCGAAGCCGTCGTCGGCGCCCTGCTGCGCGACGGCAGCGAAGTCGAAACACTGAAGGCGGGCGAGAACGGCATCGTCGTCGCCAACCAGACCCCGTTCTACGGCGAATCCGGCGGTCAGGTCGGCGATACCGGCACGATCTCCGGGCCCGGCCTCAAGGCACGCGTCACCGGTACGGAAAAGAAGCTCGGCGACCTGTTCGTGCATCACGTCACGGTCGAGGAGGGCACGCTCGCCGTCGGCGCCGCCGTGGAGCTGAAGGTCGATCACGCGCGCCGCGCCGCGATCCGCGCCAACCACACGGCGACCCACCTCCTCCACGAAGCCCTGCGTCAGGTGCTCGGTGACCACGTCGCTCAGAAGGGCTCGCTCGTCGCGCCCGAGCGCCTGCGCTTCGACATCAGCCACCCCAAGCCCATCGACGAGGCGGAGCTGAGCCGCGTCGAAGAGATTGCCAACGCGGTCCTGCTCCAGAACGCGCCGGTGGTCACGAAGCTGATGGCCGTGGACGAGGCGATCGAGTCGGGCGCCCGCGCCCTGTTCGGCGAGAAGTACGGCGATGAAGTCCGCGTCGTCTCCATGGGCCGGCCCGTGGATGACGAGGGCCGCGAGGTCGAAGGCCGCCTGCCGAACTTCTCGATCGAGCTGTGCGGCGGCACCCATGTCTCGCAGCTTGGCGAGATCGGCCAGATCACCGTGCTCGGCGAGAGCGCGGTCGGTGCCGGCGTGCGCCGGATCGAGGCGATGACCGGCACCGCCGCCCGTCGCCACCGCGCCACCGAGAGCCGCACGCTGAGCCAGCTCGCCGGCCTGCTCAAGGCGCCGGTCGCGGACGTGCCGGAGCGCCTCTCCACGCTCATTGAGGAGCGTCGCCGCCTTGAAAAGGAGCTGGCGGATGCGCGCAAGAAGATTGCCATGGGCGGAGCCTCGGGCGGCGGCGACGAGGCCCGCGAGATCAACGGCGTGAAGTTGATGGCCCGGGTGGTCGAGGGCGTCGAGATGCGGGACCTGAAAGGTCTCGCCGACGAGGGCAAGACCCGCCTCGGCTCGGGCATCGTCGCCCTCGTCGGCGTGTCCGCGGACGGCAAGGCCGGGCTCGTCGTCGGCGTCACCGAGGATCTGACCGAGCGCTACGACGCGGTCGGGCTGGTGCGCGCCGGTGCTGGCCACCTCGGCGGCAAGGGCGGCGGCGGACGGCGCGACATGGCCCAGGCCGGCGGCCCGGACGGCGCCGGAGCGGACGCCGCACTCGCGGCGATCGCGGAGGCCTTGGCCGCGGGCTGACCGGCCTCCGCGCACACGGCGACTGGGGGGAAGAAAAACATCGTCGCTCGCGGAACGGTGAGCGTGTTCGCGGCTTGGTTGGCGGCCAATCCCCGCCGCCTCCGAGCCTTGTGCCCGGCGCGTCCCGTTTCCCGATCCGGCCCGCACTGGATTCGGGACAGGGCGTCAATGTCCTGTGAGCCGATGAAACTCTTTCGCTGCCAGTCCTGCGACAACGTCCTCTATTTCGAGAACCGCTCCTGCGAGCGCTGCGGCCATCGGCTCGCCTACCTGCCGCAGCTCGGCCGCATCTCGGCCCTCGAGCCTGCGGGTAACAACACCTGGACGCCGCTCGCTGCGCCGGATCGCCCGGGCTTCTTCTGCACCAACGCCGCGCACGACGCCTGCAACTGGATGGTGCCGCCGGGTACGACCGACGCCTTCTGC from the Methylorubrum extorquens genome contains:
- the cckA gene encoding sensor hybrid histidine kinase with multiple PAS and response regulator receiver domains (Evidence 2b : Function from indirect experimental evidences (e.g. phenotypes); PubMedId : 10199407; Product type r : regulator), which gives rise to MRLAGGDSFSNLRSIERIFVGAPEVSEAVYRLAQASRDDRAYAEEIRMSPPPGGAADRDFAWYRIAVRPIPRHRGSAALWTVSDITHERERQENVFQELQHAIDYLDHAPAGFLSIDAAGSIVYMNATLASWLGYDLATVGSGGLKLLEIAPGADMLTASPGLPGEVRTDRYDIDLRRRNGQPLPTRLYHRVAYGQDGAPGPSRTFVLNRSAGSDADEPQRAAEVRLARFLNNSPIAIATLDRDGRVIRANTSFVRLFAGMPRQPAAEGGRDAPDPMMRDAVLERDRGVIEGALARAANGFGGLDPIEVGLSGPGDRSARVWMSPADSDGTPSPDAEARAGSDGDHERVILYALDTTAQRQLEQQVAQTQKMDTVGQLAGGIAHDFNNVLQAIIGYSDLLLASHRPTDHAFQDIMQIKQNANRAASLVRQLLAFSRRQTLRPEVMDVGEALSDLTLLLKRLLGERVQLDFRHGREIWPIKADVNQFEQVIVNLAVNARDAMPGGGSLTIRTANCPVDGERPVGIPAGDHVMIEVTDTGEGIPPEVRQKIFEPFFTTKEIGKGTGLGLSTVFGIVNQSGGAIDVQSTVGEGTTFRIYLPRHEPGIEALPEPLPPPRTASGSTTIGASERSEPKPATGDDAEPKSATESGSPTARPPEPPPKPAADHTGQGTVLLVEDEDPVRAVNSRALSARGYTVLEAASGIEALRLIEEHADGIDVVVSDVVMPEMDGPTLLRELRKHMPDLKVIFVSGYAEDAFRKNLPEGETFNFLPKPFSLKQLVETVKQTMAS
- the recA gene encoding recombinase A (Evidence 2b : Function from indirect experimental evidences (e.g. phenotypes); Product type e : enzyme), which encodes MAQPALKMVDSSTMAAADKDKSKAIEAALTQIERAFGKGSIMRLGKSDKVQEVETISTGSLGLDIALGVGGLPRGRVVEIYGPESSGKTTLALHTIAEAQKKGGVCAFVDAEHALDPVYARKLGVNLDDLLISQPDTGEQALEITDTLVRSGAIDVLVVDSVAALTPRAEIEGEMGESQPGLQARLMSQALRKLTGSISRSNCMVIFINQIRMKIGVMYGSPETTTGGNALKFYASVRLDIRRVSTLKDRDEAIGNSVRVKVVKNKVAPPFKQVEFDIMFGEGVSKVGELIDLGVKAGIVEKSGAWFSYDSQRLGQGRENSKGFLRDNPDIANKIEASIRQNSGLVADRILETAKPTADDLDEGEA
- a CDS encoding putative glutathione S-transferase (Evidence 3 : Putative function from multiple computational evidences; Product type e : enzyme), producing the protein MITLFHAPQSRSTRIVALLKDLDALDAVRIETVTIPRMDGSGARDPRNPHPEGKVPLLDHDGVLVRESSAIIQYLAELFPKTGLSIPAGHPQRGAYLSWLAWYAGVVEPVLTLEAIGLDHPAIARTFRTSADIKARLAAALKDRPFLLGDHFSAADLLLHSPYAWFGKPGEPTIDAWVDRCMDRPGARFAAEFDARHLAA
- a CDS encoding conserved protein of unknown function; putative ''Winged helix'' DNA-binding domain (Evidence 4 : Unknown function but conserved in other organisms) — protein: MARTDRLFRLLHAMRVLPSPVTAARLAEETGVSLRSLYRDIDSLRAAGARIDGERGYGYRLIEDVALPPQTFDRTEIEALVLGLAEVRHMGDPALAQAAASVLAKVAATVPDRAEQHLLHAVSQVRRSEARFSKIPDMETIRAACWREEALALRYSDKDGAVTERQILPLSIVYLDSKMTLLAWCCLREAFRMFRLDRIEEVRMAGSSFRPRRVTLLRSYLTELRGRAGPRNEPT
- the alaS gene encoding alanyl-tRNA synthetase (Evidence 2a : Function from experimental evidences in other organisms; PubMedId : 1712632; Product type e : enzyme); the encoded protein is MSGVNEIRSTFLDYFRDAGHAVVPSSSLVPKNDPTLMFTNAGMVQFKNVFTGVEKRPYVKATSSQKCVRAGGKHNDLDNVGYTARHHTFFEMLGNFSFGDYFKADAIELAWTLITKEFGLSPEKLLVTVYADDEEAAGLWRKIAGFSDDKIIRIGTSDNFWQMGDTGPCGPCSEIFIDQGPTLAGGPPGSPDEDGDRFLEFWNLVFMQYEQVEPGVRNSLPRPSIDTGMGLERMAAILQGVHSNYDTDLFRALIDAVAHAVSRAPEPSTRASYRVIADHLRSTSFLIADGVLPSNEGRGYVLRRIMRRAMRHLELLGARDPVMYRLVPTLVREMGQAFPELARSEALISETLRLEEGRFRKTLERGLAILDTETRDLAAGQNLSGETAFTLYDTYGFPLDLTQDALKARGIGVDTKAFDAAMLRQKQAARAAWQGSGEAATETVWFGIKERTGATEFLGYDTEAAEAVVGALLRDGSEVETLKAGENGIVVANQTPFYGESGGQVGDTGTISGPGLKARVTGTEKKLGDLFVHHVTVEEGTLAVGAAVELKVDHARRAAIRANHTATHLLHEALRQVLGDHVAQKGSLVAPERLRFDISHPKPIDEAELSRVEEIANAVLLQNAPVVTKLMAVDEAIESGARALFGEKYGDEVRVVSMGRPVDDEGREVEGRLPNFSIELCGGTHVSQLGEIGQITVLGESAVGAGVRRIEAMTGTAARRHRATESRTLSQLAGLLKAPVADVPERLSTLIEERRRLEKELADARKKIAMGGASGGGDEAREINGVKLMARVVEGVEMRDLKGLADEGKTRLGSGIVALVGVSADGKAGLVVGVTEDLTERYDAVGLVRAGAGHLGGKGGGGRRDMAQAGGPDGAGADAALAAIAEALAAG